A segment of the Hemicordylus capensis ecotype Gifberg chromosome 6, rHemCap1.1.pri, whole genome shotgun sequence genome:
TCTTCTATTGAAGTAATGTCACTGAAGAAGGCCTTGCTAAGGCCAAAATGCATTTGGCAATGTTAGAAAAGTACTGGAAGATTTTTTCCTTGTATGTTCTGTGGCTGATTTTGGCTCTTTACAAGATACAGCTTGCATTTTCACTTCATTTATAATTGATTTGACTGTTCATCTATTAAATTGGACATCTAGAAATTTAGACGGAAACCTCATGAATGATTGGATGGCAAGTTGTGGCACTTTGTCTACGTTCACTCTGAAGTCGCCAGCAGTGAAGTCCGTTTTGAACTCCATTGTTTTGACTCATGCTTTAGATTGGTTTGTGTATTCATTAAGAGCATCTATGGTTATATGTTTTAGCTAAGACTTTATTAAATTTCTTCTATATTTACTGAGTTCATAGTGTTCAGTGATTTGCAATTTTTTCCCCCTACAGGTTATATAGTTCTTTGGAGGCTCATGCATACTTCTAGATTATAGTTTTCTATTAAATgactatgagccgggtctcacgatcagtgagactcggtttctaaaggtgagcggggagagagggcttagcctactctccccgtacacgagcagactgtctgctctgggaggccgaagcggccgcccacacaactgctggctccgtaatggagccagcgggtgctggggagagcgggggccgatcggcccccagaagctccagcatgctttgCGTgagcgcgcagagcatgctggagacacccccggatctgggaggcggcttttcacttcccctccgggggtctacttgtgaggagCCACGGCACGGCTACTCAGgatttaaaaaaccgggtttgtggagcacttgctccgcaaacccagtgtAAGGGgaaggctacttaggtgggttaaccaccaggaggcaaccaggctcgcctgtgagcccggtggctcacacgatcagccaaaatcgggctaggctcccctagcccgatttcggctgattgtgggaatagcctctatatttTGGTGGGTTCTGGTATTCCTACGAATTTGTTGGAACTCATTTAAGTCCTTGTTAGCTTCACAGCTAACTAATCTCACTACATCTCCTTCCTTCTGCTATGTTATATTCACAGTGACTCATAATACACATCTGCACACAATTTCTTAAACCTTAACTATTACTACTCTAAGTAAAGTTGTTAAATGCCAAGGTTGTCCTGATTTGTGTTGAGGAGAGTATGAAACCTACTTTCAACTTAAGCACGATGCCTTTGGTGGCCCTATACAACCCCATTACATGTGGGGCAAAATTCAGAGAAATAAGGAAGGATGGACTCACCTCTGTGCCAATCTCATTCGCAATGATGTTCATGAACTCAGAATCGCCATCTTTCCTGCATAGAGAGATAAGATGTTCTAGGAACCCATGACAACTTTTCTTCCCACCCCAAGATCTGGAATAAGGAAGCCTAAACCCCACCTCTACCATACCTACCACAATAGATCCACCAGTCTCACATGAAGAAAACTTCTAACATCTGGACTAGCTGAGAAtcattttaaaagtattaaatTTTAGTTTCAAATTTTTAGTTTTACTGAtccaaagttttaaaatattatatttgtaGTACCCATCTTTCACCATGATGGACTTTAAAAGCatgtagttgggggggggggcggggggggggggacgacggaAGTAACAGTCCCCAAATATGAATGTTTTCCAGTTGTTAAAATCAGCATCCTATTTTGGGCGGAGAAAGTTCCTGGCATCCAGAATGATCCCTTTTTTCAGGCATGTGGGCTCTGGGAATTTGAACCTTTCCACATAGATCTCATGCAAACCCATACACTGAACTACCTTTTCACTCACCTGTGCAACACAAACAGTGGTTCCTGAGCCAGGTTAGTTTTGAAACTGTGAGCAGTAAGAACAGCCAAATCTCTCAGCAGATTCAAGTTGCTCTGAAAAGAAAGTACATAATAAACGACTGTGCTGAGTGCATCACTTCATTGCCACACGGAAGCTGGAGTGAGGGACAGAGCAGGCAAGGGAATTCTCAGAAAGGTCAAGGCTGAAATTTGTCTCTCTGTGGATTTGTCAGACCACGTCCTGGACATAAATATCAAAACAGCTGTAAGGGAACTTCTAGGATTCTTTAGGAGGCAGAGTCAGAAGGACTTCCTGCCCCTAATATTTTACAGAGCCACCCTGGCCACGATTGGTTCAGTCTGGACTTCTCACTGTCTAAAAGCCAAATAATTCCTTCCAGATCAGGCCAAAGCATCCTGAATAATATCAACAGTCAGAGCCAATATCCCAGACTATTGGTTATGACTGCTGCTCTTTCTTGATCCGTCTTTTTCAATCCTAGCTTCCATCTTCCTTTGCCAACTattgtggtcattcacacaatcaaaaactgttcagcctgggtttgggaactgtgtatgctcccaatttccggttgtgtggaaacaaggttagagggaaacctgggtaaaagttactgaggctattctcacgatggggaaaactgggctaacggAGACCACTCCACTgctcccccatcgtgagaaccactggctagcccaccaaagtagccctcccctaaccTCATTTGAGGTTAGCAAAGTGAGCACttcactaaccccatttttaagATCGTGagacaccgtggcaactcacgagtagacccctgactgggaggctgcagcaagcctcccgtcgttgggggtccccccagaatgccccgcacactcgcatgAGGCATCCTGAGACTTTTGGGGGCCAGACGGCCCCTGCTGCCCCTAtgggctccatgatggagccagtcattgtgtgggcagccgattggCTGCCTAGGGCTCcgtgctcgtctgcagggagcaGAAgagctcatctgtggggagaacaggtcaagcccgctctctccgcagaagccctgcaggctctccacactgctcatgtggagagcctcactatgATAGGTAACATCATAgggagacaatgaggtcattcacacagtcagaaaaccgtgtttgggagctgtgtgtgctccaattttcagttgtgtggaagcaaggtaggaggaaaacctgggtagcttttcctcctatcttgtttcCACATTCTCGCTtgcttctactcaggttttcctccaaccttgcttccacacaaccgaaaattgggagcacacacatctcccaaactgggtttttgactgtgtgaatgacctcattgtctcccTATGATGTTACCTATTGGGTTTAATCTTGACTGCTATAAGTCACAGATCCTATCTGATTGCTAATGAGAGCTGGTGACAgatcccaatcccagcactgggaATCCAGATTCCAGACCCCTCCAAAGGGGGACACCAAGTGCCAGCCAGTTGTACCTTCTGAAACTGCTTCACTGAGTTCTGTAGCCTCTTCACAGCTTCCACATGTTCCTCTGGACCGTTCCTAAAACAACAATGCCATCTTGAGGAAAAGAAGGATTCTTAGGGAGCATTATCATACCCTCCTAAGGGAGGACAAGCTTGGAGTGGGGTTATGTGGGAGGAAAGTTACATTACGTGGACAAAGAGACAGCTTGTGTTAAAAGGGGGACAGGCTGGTTCATACATTATGTGGAAACATGGTTAAATTCTGGTTCTGCATGATGTTCTTGAGCCTCAGGAGTGTTTGCATGATCCTCAgcagaattctacttctgatcgAGATTAAAAACAAATCAGAATTAGTCATAATATCTGAACTGAcccatcttggtttattctaacttatttccttgaaataaactaAGATcagaacccaaggtttgaagtgggtttcaaATCCTGCATTTTAAGGAAATTGCATAAACCAGCATAAACCAAGACAGGTCAGTTCAGATATTATGATCAATCTTTGATGTTGCAACCAATATCTGAATTTGTAGGTAGAATTGTTCTGAGGCTTAGGTGGGCAGGAGGGGGATGTGTGCTCCCAAGGCTTGTGAACGTCACATagaaccaagatttaactgtggtgccatgtgacatctgaaccaaacTGGCATTGAGTAGTAATACAAATGGTTGCACTGATTGGGAACAGTCATCTTCTTACTTAATGTGCGACTTGAAAAGCTTAAATTACATGCCCTGAGCCCCAAGATTACAGAGAGGTATTATTGTTTGCCTTAAGGAGAGAAAAATCCAACTCTTTGCAGCTGCAGCTTTGGCATTTTGAATGAAATGCACAGGTTGatattttttatatatttctggAGATTGTGTGTAGTTCCTTGCATTCTCTAGGATAGAAGATAACGAGTACTTGCTTAAGCAGTGATGTGAAGGCCTTCTCGGTGGCATGGCTTCGCTCCAGAGCTTTCAGCACTCGGTTCCCAGCAAGGAAAACTAAATTGGTCTTGTTCTTTTTCCCCTTTTCGGTGCCCAACAGCTTAATtacctttaaaacaaacacacagtaCCTCTGAGTGAGAGATTCATGTTAGGAAGGTATTATGTCTGCTTTGATCTTGTCCCTTATAGTCACAGGGTCAAGAGTGAGGCACCACAAAGGGGCCTCACATGTGGTGTTCCATGGTCCCCATGGAACATGGGCCAACATTCAGACAAGCAGTGTGCCAGCAGAAGTGTGTTTTTGTTGAGAAAGGGGTGTGTGATTTTGGAGATCCCTTCTTCCTATGCAGCCACCTATGCCGAAATCCCTGAGAGTTGGATGTTGGCCAGCATTTCCACACAAAGCACAGATGTGACTAGTGCTAATCTCTGACAGGATTCAATTTGCAGGGGCTGTGATTTTGAGGTTACAAGCTCCTGTCGCATGACTCACCTGCAGGTCACTGAGGTTGGAGACGTGTGTGCCACAACACATGTTGGCATCAATGCCCTCAATGCTTATTATCCGAACAGGCCCAGTGTGGTCATCCGGCAAGCCACGGCTCCTCACCTGAAATACAATGCCTTGTTAGAGAAGGCCATGGGGCAGCTCTCCTTGACCCCAGAGGAGCTTTTACCCCTAGACTTCaggactgaagtccagggcctccacaccccgagggcccccaaatcctctttagtctgtcctgagtggtgtggtttgtgccctcaagaacctatgtgttaaaaaattatgcttaacttgcagcaggggagcctccaaaggccattaggtccagcctccaaaattatctaggtgcacctctgcttggccCAGACTCTCCTTACCATCTCAACTTCAGGATCGCCCACTGCCAACTCCCGCACCACCACAGGGATTCGGGCACGGATCTTTTCATTCACGTTCTGCTCAAGGGCTGCCACCTGAGCTGCTGTCATTGAAGTGGTGTCCAGTTCAATAGTGCTTCTCTGGCGACCCAGCTCCCTGCAGAAGGTGGGAGAGAGGCAATCTTTCCCCCCATCACCAGGGAGAGAACCCTCCATGCAGAGAGTCTTCTTACAACTTTAGAtattgactcagaccattggttcatccaaAGCTTGTTTGATCTGAAACCTCAGGAATTTGTTAAATACTTACGTTGGCCTAATTTGTGTTGAGGTGAATGTGGAATATACTTTCAACTTAGAGCAAGAAACTGTTGGTAGCCCTCAGCACCCGTCTAATCCCATTATGTCAGTTGAAATTCAGAGAAACAAGAAAAGAGGGACTCGCCTCagtactgagtcaggtcattagTTCATCCAAAGCCCAatacagtctacactgactggcagcagctctccaaggtttcagacatgggtcttttccagcccttctacttagagatgccagggattgaaattgGGCCCCTCTGCACATGTAACATGTCTTCTACTACTGTGCTAATACAGAACTCTTGGCCCCCCCAACACCATATTTTGATTAAGGACTATTACACAGAAACAAAGCTTAAGCACTTTACATAGCTCCTAGAATTCTTTGCTTCTATCTTGCCAGACTCCACATTTTTTTTATGGCTACATGTTTGTTAACCTTAGGATCTCCCTCAAGATGAAAACaacaagaacatgagaacagccctgctggatcaggcccaaggcccatctagtccagcatcctgcttcacacagtggcccaccggatgcctctgggaagcccacaggcaagagctgagggcacgccctctctcctactgctactcccctgcaactggtatttataggcatctggcctcagaggctggaggtagcctatagccctcagactagtagccattgataggcttgtccactgttccctctaaagcatgcgcTTTAATCTTTAATCCAAAAATTTGCTGACACAAACGTTTGATATCTTAACAGGAAAAATGTAGAAAATTGTGAAGTAATACAATATTGTGgaataatttctctctttctctataaACTAGAATACTAGGCTACAACGCACTGATGTACATTTAGTTCTTCACAATGGCTTCAAGAGCTTTGGAAATATATTGCCTTGTGGCTGTCTTGTCGTGTTGATTAGTCTGTAACATAGCTTCACTAATGATTTATAGTTTTATCTCAGGGCATTATTAATAAAGATCTGAAGAGTGATCTATGCAGCTTCTCAACAACTTGCACTCCCCTCAGGACCTCAATTTCTCAAGGTGTTTACAGACAGACCCTTAGTCACTGGCTCATTCCTGTGCTCAGAAAAGCCACATGCCAAGAGAGCAGCCCTCTACAAAAAAAACCTGCCTCCCATGTGGGGATCCAGCAATGGTTCATTCACAATTTGCTGCACCTACAAATATCTAGGCTATGTTCTGTATTCATGTTTAGCCTAGCTCAATTGGACACATGTCTGTGATTTTCTACTCCCAAAGGTGGAAATTACATGTTTGCTGTTGCTGATAAGTATTCCAAACCGGCAACAGGTTTGTGGGTATTATTAGAGCAGTGGAGGgtaggggggagaggtggctaATTGCATACATTGTTGCATCGTTAAGCCAATTGCACATGTGATTGGCAATAATGATTCAGATCTGTATTACATTCTTGCATGGAGAACAGTAATGCAGAATTAAACCTCTTGCAAATGATAATATGAGTAGAGCAGGTACGCAAGAGTATGAGTAGAGCAGGTACGCAAGAGTATGAGTAGAGCAGGTtggtaagggtggggaggggcttTACTCCTCCACCTGACTGAGGCAATCTTCACTGGCCACACCTGGGCACCCTCCTGCAGCTATTGGCTCTCCACCACCCttcattatagaactggagacattgtagacattgttgaactgtaaaaggtgcagaagagggcaaccaagatgattggggcctagatcaccttccttatgaggcaaggctacaacactgggggctatttagtttagggaaaaaacgactgcagggagacatgatagaggtctataaaatcatgcatggtgtggagaaagtggagagagaacaattcttctccctctcacataacactagaaccaggggtcatcgcaggaaattgattgccaggaagtctaggaccaacaaacggaagtattttttcacaaaacgcatcatcaacttgtggaattctctgccacaagatgtggtgacagccaacactagttggagggctataggccacctccagcctcaaaggcaggatgcctctgagtaccagttgcaggggagtaacagcaggagggagggcatgccctcaactcctgcctgtaggcttccagtggcatctggtgggccactgtgtgaaacaggatgctggactaggtgggccttaggcctgatccagcagggctgttcttatgttcttaaaaggagGAAACTGATTAAGCAGAGTTGTGTCTTGCTCACCATGATGTTGTCTTGAATCCAAACATCAGATCTGCTAAAGCTGTGATAAGATGTTGTCCTGGAAGAAACAATTATGCAGCAGCTCAGTTTCTCCTcaacccccgccccctgcattagaagatttttaaaagatttaaagttGTGTTTTCTGCTATTGCTGCCCCACCCACATTTCTGGGTGTCACTTTCACCAGTTTTTCTCACCTGAATGCTGCTGCATGTGGTCAAACCGCCGATCCCAATCTAGTACTAGCCGCACTTCAGTGTCTGGCTCAAGGGGAGTCTGGATGAAGTGTAGAGCATCTGGCCCTTGTCGGATGACTCTAAGCACTGGAATATCATTTATGAACCCCCGGTCATC
Coding sequences within it:
- the PTGES3L gene encoding putative protein PTGES3L isoform X3 codes for the protein MARQAAKTLWYDRPRYVFIEFCVEDSTDVKVDLDDYKVVLSCKNADGVELYNEIHFYARVNSKDSQNKRSGRSITLFVRKWKEKVGWPRLTKEEFKPAWLLVDFDNWRDWEGDEEVEAAMVEQYAELMEKVTTKVTPPAMDDLDFTTRVFSCHPAELLTETGGKKETLQGFHVILQDTILFPEGGGQPDDRGFINDIPVLRVIRQGPDALHFIQTPLEPDTEVRLVLDWDRRFDHMQQHSGQHLITALADLMFGFKTTSWELGRQRSTIELDTTSMTAAQVAALEQNVNEKIRARIPVVVRELAVGDPEVEMVRSRGLPDDHTGPVRIISIEGIDANMCCGTHVSNLSDLQVIKLLGTEKGKKNKTNLVFLAGNRVLKALERSHATEKAFTSLLKNGPEEHVEAVKRLQNSVKQFQKSNLNLLRDLAVLTAHSFKTNLAQEPLFVLHRKDGDSEFMNIIANEIGTEKTLIFLSVGDEKAAGLFLLAGPPEMVEKLGPRVAELLEGKGAGKHGRFQGKATRMSRRTEVEALLQECINHKNTEQ
- the PTGES3L gene encoding putative protein PTGES3L isoform X1; its protein translation is MAFMCQRDCWIQQFTTRVFSCHPAELLTETGGKKETLQGFHVILQDTILFPEGGGQPDDRGFINDIPVLRVIRQGPDALHFIQTPLEPDTEVRLVLDWDRRFDHMQQHSGQHLITALADLMFGFKTTSWELGRQRSTIELDTTSMTAAQVAALEQNVNEKIRARIPVVVRELAVGDPEVEMVRSRGLPDDHTGPVRIISIEGIDANMCCGTHVSNLSDLQVIKLLGTEKGKKNKTNLVFLAGNRVLKALERSHATEKAFTSLLKNGPEEHVEAVKRLQNSVKQFQKSNLNLLRDLAVLTAHSFKTNLAQEPLFVLHRKDGDSEFMNIIANEIGTEKTLIFLSVGDEKAAGLFLLAGPPEMVEKLGPRVAELLEGKGAGKHGRFQGKATRMSRRTEVEALLQECINHKNTEQ